From Rutidosis leptorrhynchoides isolate AG116_Rl617_1_P2 chromosome 3, CSIRO_AGI_Rlap_v1, whole genome shotgun sequence, a single genomic window includes:
- the LOC139897385 gene encoding aspartic proteinase Asp1, protein MKAGVIMILSLVVLILTVSPMSASDDRRQKWWKWPTSSNSICSSVVLPLYGNVYPQGYYYAQINIGHPPRPYFVDPDTGSDLTWLQCDAPCVHCTQAPHPYYRPNNDLVPCKDPLCASLHPGDHRCDDPGQCDYEVEYADGGSSLGVLINDVSLLNLTTGVRITPRLAIGCGYDQIPGPSYQPLDGVLGLGKGKTGIVSQLHSQGLIRNVVGHCFSSRGGGFLFFGDDIYDPSRVTSIPMSRDYRKHYSPGYGEIVYGGKATGLKNLLVIFDSGSSYTYLSSKAYEGLLYLVTKELSGKPIQEALDDETLPFCWKGRTPFRSMKDVKKYFKPLALSFSTGWRSKTQYEIPLEGYLLISAKGSVCLGILNGTEVGLQNFNIIGDISMQDKMVIYDNEKQTIGWIPSNCERPRSDTMSI, encoded by the exons ATGAAGGCAGGGGTAATCATGATATTGAGCCTTGTGGTTTTGATATTGACCGTGTCTCCAATGTCTGCCTCCGATGATCGCCGGCAAAAATGGTGGAAATGGCCGACGTCCAGTAATTCAATCTGTTCGTCCGTTGTACTTCCTCTGTACGGCAATGTTTATCCTCAAGG GTATTATTATGCTCAGATAAACATAGGGCATCCTCCACGGCCTTATTTTGTGGATCCTGATACGGGTAGCGATCTAACGTGGCTACAGTGTGATGCCCCTTGTGTACATTGCACTCAG GCGCCTCATCCTTATTATAGACCAAACAATGACCTGGTGCCTTGTAAAGATCCGCTTTGTGCGTCCTTACATCCAGGAGACCATAGATGCGATGACCCGGGTCAGTGTGATTATGAGGTTGAGTATGCTGATGGTGGCTCGTCTCTCGGTGTCCTCATAAACGATGTATCGCTTCTTAATCTTACCACTGGAGTTCGAATCACTCCTCGTCTCGCCATTGG GTGCGGATATGATCAGATTCCGGGTCCATCTTATCAGCCTCTTGATGGAGTTCTTGGACTAGGGAAGGGTAAAACGGGCATTGTTTCACAACTTCACAGCCAGGGTTTGATCCGAAATGTTGTTGGCCACTGTTTCAGCAGTCGTGGAGGCGGTTTTCTCTTTTTTGGAGACGATATCTATGATCCTTCACGTGTGACGTCAATCCCAATGTCACGCGATTATAG GAAGCACTATTCACCTGGGTATGGAGAAATCGTTTATGGAGGGAAAGCAACTGGGCTTAAGAATCTGCTGGTAATATTCGACAGTGGAAGCTCATACACATACCTAAGTTCAAAGGCTTATGAAGGCTTACTTTATCTG GTAACAAAAGAATTGAGTGGAAAGCCTATACAAGAGGCACTAGATGACGAAACTCTACCCTTTTGCTGGAAAGGAAGAACACCCTTCAGAAGCATGAAAGACGTAAAGAAGTACTTCAAGCCTTTGGCATTGAGCTTTTCTACTGGTTGGAGATCTAAAACTCAGTACGAAATTCCCCTCGAAGGATATCTTCTAATCTCA GCGAAAGGGAGTGTATGTTTGGGAATTCTTAATGGCACCGAAGTTGGGCTTCAGAATTTCAACATAATCGGAG ATATATCGATGCAAGACAAAATGGTGATATACGACAATGAAAAACAAACAATAGGATGGATTCCATCAAACTGTGAGCGCCCAAGGTCCGATACAATGAGCATTTGA